The Macaca nemestrina isolate mMacNem1 chromosome 12, mMacNem.hap1, whole genome shotgun sequence genome contains a region encoding:
- the LOC105469604 gene encoding fos-related antigen 1 isoform X2: protein MFRDFGEPGPSSGNGGGYGGPAQHPATAQAAQQKFHLVPSINTMSGSQELQWMVQPHFLGPSSYPRPLTYPQYSPPQPRPGVIRALGPPPGVRRRPCEQISPEEEERRRVRRERNKLAAAKCRNRRKELTDFLQAETDKLEDEKSGLQREIEELQKQKERLELVLEAHRPICKIPEGAKEGDTGSTSGTSSPPAPCRPVPCISLSPGPVLEPEALHTPTLMTTPSLTPFTPSLVFTYPSTPEPCASAHRKSSSSSGDPSSDPLGSPTLLAL from the exons ATGTTCCGAGACTTCGGGGAACCAGGCCCGAGCTCCGGGAACGGCGGCGGGTATGGCGGCCCCGCGCAGCACCCGGCCACAGCGCAGGCAGCCCAGCAG AAGTTCCACCTCGTGCCAAGCATCAACACCATGAGTGGCAGTCAGGAGCTGCAGTGGATGGTACAGCCTCATTTCCTGGGGCCCAGCAGTTACCCCAGGCCTCTGACCTACCCTCAGTACAGCCCCCCACAACCCCGGCCAGGAGTCATTCGGGCCCTGGGGCCGCCTCCAGGGGTGCGTCGAAGACCTTGTGAACAG ATCAGCCCTGAGGAAGAGGAGCGCCGACGAGTAAGGCGCGAGCGGAACAAGCTGGCTGCGGCCAAGTGCAGGAACCGGAGGAAGGAACTGACTGACTTCCTGCAGGCG GAGACTGACAAACTGGAAGATGAGAAATCCGGGCTGCAGCGAGAGATTGAGGAGCTGCAGAAGCAGAAGGAGCGCCTGGAGCTGGTGCTGGAAGCCCACCGACCCATCTGCAAAATCCCCGAAGGAGCCAAGGAGGGGGACACAGGCAGTACCAGTGGCACGAGCAGCCCGCCAGCCCCCTGCCGCCCTGTACCTTGTATCTCCCTTTCCCCAGGGCCTGTGCTTGAACCTGAGGCACTGCACACCCCCACGCTCATGACTACACCCTCCCTAACTCCTTTCACCCCCAGCCTAGTCTTCACCTACCCCAGCACTCCTGAGCCCTGTGCCTCAGCTCATCGCAAGAGTAGCAGCAgcagtggagacccatcctctgACCCCCTTGGCTCTCCAACCCTCCTTGCTTTGTGA
- the LOC105469604 gene encoding fos-related antigen 1 isoform X1, with the protein MFRDFGEPGPSSGNGGGYGGPAQHPATAQAAQQKFHLVPSINTMSGSQELQWMVQPHFLGPSSYPRPLTYPQYSPPQPRPGVIRALGPPPGVRRRPCEQSHPQISPEEEERRRVRRERNKLAAAKCRNRRKELTDFLQAETDKLEDEKSGLQREIEELQKQKERLELVLEAHRPICKIPEGAKEGDTGSTSGTSSPPAPCRPVPCISLSPGPVLEPEALHTPTLMTTPSLTPFTPSLVFTYPSTPEPCASAHRKSSSSSGDPSSDPLGSPTLLAL; encoded by the exons ATGTTCCGAGACTTCGGGGAACCAGGCCCGAGCTCCGGGAACGGCGGCGGGTATGGCGGCCCCGCGCAGCACCCGGCCACAGCGCAGGCAGCCCAGCAG AAGTTCCACCTCGTGCCAAGCATCAACACCATGAGTGGCAGTCAGGAGCTGCAGTGGATGGTACAGCCTCATTTCCTGGGGCCCAGCAGTTACCCCAGGCCTCTGACCTACCCTCAGTACAGCCCCCCACAACCCCGGCCAGGAGTCATTCGGGCCCTGGGGCCGCCTCCAGGGGTGCGTCGAAGACCTTGTGAACAG TCTCACCCCCAGATCAGCCCTGAGGAAGAGGAGCGCCGACGAGTAAGGCGCGAGCGGAACAAGCTGGCTGCGGCCAAGTGCAGGAACCGGAGGAAGGAACTGACTGACTTCCTGCAGGCG GAGACTGACAAACTGGAAGATGAGAAATCCGGGCTGCAGCGAGAGATTGAGGAGCTGCAGAAGCAGAAGGAGCGCCTGGAGCTGGTGCTGGAAGCCCACCGACCCATCTGCAAAATCCCCGAAGGAGCCAAGGAGGGGGACACAGGCAGTACCAGTGGCACGAGCAGCCCGCCAGCCCCCTGCCGCCCTGTACCTTGTATCTCCCTTTCCCCAGGGCCTGTGCTTGAACCTGAGGCACTGCACACCCCCACGCTCATGACTACACCCTCCCTAACTCCTTTCACCCCCAGCCTAGTCTTCACCTACCCCAGCACTCCTGAGCCCTGTGCCTCAGCTCATCGCAAGAGTAGCAGCAgcagtggagacccatcctctgACCCCCTTGGCTCTCCAACCCTCCTTGCTTTGTGA
- the LOC105469603 gene encoding coiled-coil domain-containing protein 85B encodes MEAEAGGLEELTDEEMAALGKEELVRRLRREEAARLAALVQRGRLMQEVNRQLQGHLGEIRELKQLNRRLQAENRELRDLCCFLDSERQRGRRAARQWQLFGTQASRAVREDLGGCWQKLAELEGRQEELLRENLALKELCLALGEEWGPRGGPGGAGGSGAGPAPELALPPCGPRDLGDGSSSTGSVGSPDQLPLACSPDD; translated from the coding sequence atggaggccgaggcaggcggccTGGAGGAGCTGACGGACGAGGAGATGGCGGCGCTGGGCAAGGAAGAGCTAGTGCGGCGCCTGCGGAGGGAGGAGGCGGCGCGCCTGGCGGCACTGGTGCAGCGTGGCCGCCTCATGCAGGAGGTGAATCGGCAGCTGCAGGGCCACCTGGGCGAGATCCGCGAACTCAAGCAGCTCAACCGGCGTCTGCAGGCAGAAAACCGTGAGCTGCGCGACCTCTGCTGCTTCCTGGACTCGGAGCGCCAGCGCGGGCGGCGCGCCGCGCGCCAGTGGCAGCTCTTCGGGACCCAAGCATCCCGGGCAGTGCGCGAGGACCTGGGCGGCTGTTGGCAGAAGCTGGCTGAGCTGGAGGGCCGCCAGGAGGAGCTGCTGCGGGAGAACCTGGCGCTTAAGGAGCTCTGCCTGGCGCTGGGCGAAGAATGGGGCCCCCGCGGCGGCCCCGGTGGCGCGGGGGGCTCAGGCGCCGGGCCAGCACCCGAGCTTGCTCTGCCCCCGTGTGGGCCCCGCGACTTAGGCGATGGAAGCTCCAGCACCGGCAGCGTGGGCAGTCCGGATCAGTTGCCCCTGGCCTGTTCCCCCGATGACTGA
- the FIB gene encoding acidic fibroblast growth factor intracellular-binding protein, whose translation MTSELDIFVGNTTLIDEDVYRLWLDGYSVTDAVALRVRSGILEQTGATAAVLQSDTMDHYRTFHMLERLLHAPPKLLHQLIFQIPPSRQALLIERYYAFDEAFVREVLGKKLSKGTKKDLDDISTKTGITLKSCRRQFDNFKRVFKVVEEMRGSLVDNIQQHFLLSDRLARDYAAIVFFANNRFETGKKKLQYLSFGDFAFCAELMIQNWTLGAVDSQMDDMDMDLDKEFLQDLKELKVLVADKDLLDLHKSLVCTALRGKLGVFSEMEANFKNLSRGLVNVAAKLTHNKDVRDLFVDLVEKFVEPCRSDHWPLSDVRFFLNQYSASVHSLDGFRHQALWDRYMGTLRGCLLRLYHD comes from the exons ATGACCAGCGAGCTGGACATCTTCGTGGGGAACACTACCCTTATCGACGAGGACGTGTATCGCCTCTGGCTCGATGGTTACTCGG TGACCGACGCGGTGGCCCTGCGGGTGCGCTCGGGAATCCTGGAGCAGACGGGCGCCACGGCAGCGGTGCTGCAGAGCGACACCATGGACCATTACCGCACCTTCCACATGCTCGAGCGGCTGCTGCACGCACCACCCAAGCTACTGCACCAGCTCATCTTCCAGATTCCGCCCTCCCGGCAGGCACTACTCATCGAGAG GTACTATGCCTTTGATGAGGCCTTTGTTCGGGAGGTGCTGGGCAAGAAGCTGTCCAAAGGCACCAAGAAAGACCTGGATGACATCAGCACCAAAACAGGCATCACCCTCAAGAGCTGCCGGAGACAG TTTGACAACTTTAAGCGAGTCTTCAAGGTGGTAGAGGAAATGCGGGGCTCCCTGGTGGACAATATTCAGCAACACTTTCTCCTCTCTGACCGGTTGGCCAG GGACTATGCAGCCATCGTCTTCTTTGCTAACAACCGCTTTGAGACAGGGAAGAAAAAACTGCAGTATCTGAGCTTCGGTGACTTTGCCTTCTGCGCTGAGCTCATGATCCAAAACTGGACCCTTGGAGCCGTCG ACTCGCAGATGGATGACATGGACATGGACTTAGACAAGGAATTTCTCCAGGACTTGAAGGAACTCAAGGTGCTAGTGGCTGACAAGGACCTTCTGGACCTGCATAAGAG CCTGGTGTGCACTGCTCTCCGGGGAAAGCTGGGCGTCTTCTCTGAGATGGAAGCCAACTTCAAG AACCTGTCCCGGGGGCTGGTGAACGTGGCCGCCAAGCTGACTCACAATAAAGATGTCAGAGACCTGTTTGTGGACCTCGTGGAGAAG TTTGTGGAACCCTGCCGCTCCGACCACTGGCCACTCAGCGACGTGCGGTTCTTCCTGAATCAGTATTCAGCGTCTGTCCACTCCCTCGATGGCTTCCG ACACCAGGCCCTCTGGGACCGCTACATGGGCACCCTCCGCGGCTGCCTCCTGCGCCTCTATCATGACTGA
- the LOC105469602 gene encoding cathepsin W isoform X3: MALTTHPSCLLALLVAGLAQGIRGSLRAQDLSPQPLELKEAFKLFQIQFNRSYLSPEEHAHRLDIFAHNLAQAQRLQEEDLGTAEFGVTPFSDLTEEEFGQLYGYRRAAGRVPGMGREIGSEEPQESVPFTCDWRKVAGAISPIKDQKNCNCCWAMAAAGNIEALWRINFWDFVDVSVQELLDCGRCGDGCRGGFVWDAFITVLNNSGLASEKDYPFQGKVRAQGCHAKKYHKVAWIQDFIMLQNSEHRIAQYLATYGPITVTINMKPLQLYRKGVIKVTPTTCDPQLVDHSVLLVGFGSLKSEGIWAETVSSQSQPQPPHPTPYWILKNSWGAQWGEKVPAHCPCAETGCEAPSLLPSLNPPGPLRSVLLGQLPPRQPYPQVFAHLPNLNTA, translated from the exons ATGGCACTGACTACCCACCCCTCCTGCCTCCTGGCCCTGTTGGTGGCAGGCCTAGCCCAAGGCATCAGAGGCTCCCTTAGGGCCCAG GACCTCAGTCCCCAGCCGCTGGAGCTGAAAGAGGCCTTCAAGCTGTTCCAGATCCAGTTCAACCGGagttacttgagcccagaag AGCATGCTCACCGCCTGGACATCTTTGCCCACAACCTGGCCCAGGCTCAGCGGCTGCAGGAGGAGGACTTGGGCACAGCTGAGTTTGGGGTGACTCCATTCAGTGACCTCACAG AGGAGGAGTTTGGCCAGCTCTACGGGTATCGGAGGGCAGCCGGAAGGGTCCCCGGCATGGGCAGAGAGATAGGGTCCGAAGAGCCACAGGAGTCAGTGCCTTTCACCTGTGACTGGCGGAAGGTGGCCGGTGCCATCTCACCCATCAAGGACCAG AAAAACTGCAACTGCTGCTGGGCCATGGCAGCGGCAGGCAACATAGAGGCCCTGTGGCGCATCAATTTCTGGGATTTCGTGGATGTCTCCGTGCAGG AACTGCTGGACTGTGGTCGCTGTGGGGATGGCTGCCGTGGTGGCTTCGTCTGGGACGCGTTCATAACTGTTCTTAACAACA GTGGCCTGGCCAGTGAAAAGGACTACCCGTTCCAGGGCAAAGTCAGAGCCCAAGGGTGCCACGCCAAGAAGTACCACAAGGTGGCCTGGATCCAGGACTTCATCATGCTGCAGAACAGCGAGCACA GAATTGCCCAGTACCTGGCCACTTACGGCCCCATCACCGTGACCATCAACATGAAGCCCCTGCAG CTATACCGGAAAGGTGTGATCAAGGTCACACCCACCACCTGTGACCCCCAGCTTGTGGACCACTCTGTCCTGCTGGTGGGTTTTGGCAGCCTCAAGTCAGAGGGGATATGGGCAGAGACAGTCTCATCGCagtctcagcctcagcctccacaccCCACCCCATACTGGATCCTGAAGAACTCCTGGGGGGCCCAGTGGGGAGAGAAG GTTCCCGCTCACTGCCCGTGTGCAGAAACCGGATGTGAAGCCCCGAGTCTCCTGCCCTCCCTGAACCCACCTGGCCCCCTCCGCTCTGTCCTGTTAGGCCAGCTGCCTCCTCGCCAGCCCTACCCCCAGGTTTTTGCTCATCTTCCCAATCTCAATACAGCCTGA
- the LOC105469602 gene encoding cathepsin W isoform X1, with product MALTTHPSCLLALLVAGLAQGIRGSLRAQDLSPQPLELKEAFKLFQIQFNRSYLSPEEHAHRLDIFAHNLAQAQRLQEEDLGTAEFGVTPFSDLTEEEFGQLYGYRRAAGRVPGMGREIGSEEPQESVPFTCDWRKVAGAISPIKDQKNCNCCWAMAAAGNIEALWRINFWDFVDVSVQELLDCGRCGDGCRGGFVWDAFITVLNNSGLASEKDYPFQGKVRAQGCHAKKYHKVAWIQDFIMLQNSEHRIAQYLATYGPITVTINMKPLQVGWESWRGRGIQGTWPYTQPLGPHPLQLYRKGVIKVTPTTCDPQLVDHSVLLVGFGSLKSEGIWAETVSSQSQPQPPHPTPYWILKNSWGAQWGEKVPAHCPCAETGCEAPSLLPSLNPPGPLRSVLLGQLPPRQPYPQVFAHLPNLNTA from the exons ATGGCACTGACTACCCACCCCTCCTGCCTCCTGGCCCTGTTGGTGGCAGGCCTAGCCCAAGGCATCAGAGGCTCCCTTAGGGCCCAG GACCTCAGTCCCCAGCCGCTGGAGCTGAAAGAGGCCTTCAAGCTGTTCCAGATCCAGTTCAACCGGagttacttgagcccagaag AGCATGCTCACCGCCTGGACATCTTTGCCCACAACCTGGCCCAGGCTCAGCGGCTGCAGGAGGAGGACTTGGGCACAGCTGAGTTTGGGGTGACTCCATTCAGTGACCTCACAG AGGAGGAGTTTGGCCAGCTCTACGGGTATCGGAGGGCAGCCGGAAGGGTCCCCGGCATGGGCAGAGAGATAGGGTCCGAAGAGCCACAGGAGTCAGTGCCTTTCACCTGTGACTGGCGGAAGGTGGCCGGTGCCATCTCACCCATCAAGGACCAG AAAAACTGCAACTGCTGCTGGGCCATGGCAGCGGCAGGCAACATAGAGGCCCTGTGGCGCATCAATTTCTGGGATTTCGTGGATGTCTCCGTGCAGG AACTGCTGGACTGTGGTCGCTGTGGGGATGGCTGCCGTGGTGGCTTCGTCTGGGACGCGTTCATAACTGTTCTTAACAACA GTGGCCTGGCCAGTGAAAAGGACTACCCGTTCCAGGGCAAAGTCAGAGCCCAAGGGTGCCACGCCAAGAAGTACCACAAGGTGGCCTGGATCCAGGACTTCATCATGCTGCAGAACAGCGAGCACA GAATTGCCCAGTACCTGGCCACTTACGGCCCCATCACCGTGACCATCAACATGAAGCCCCTGCAGGTGGGATGGGAGAGCTGGCGGGGGAGGGGAATACAGGGGACTTGGCCCTACACTCAGCCCCTCGGCCCCCACCCCCTGCAGCTATACCGGAAAGGTGTGATCAAGGTCACACCCACCACCTGTGACCCCCAGCTTGTGGACCACTCTGTCCTGCTGGTGGGTTTTGGCAGCCTCAAGTCAGAGGGGATATGGGCAGAGACAGTCTCATCGCagtctcagcctcagcctccacaccCCACCCCATACTGGATCCTGAAGAACTCCTGGGGGGCCCAGTGGGGAGAGAAG GTTCCCGCTCACTGCCCGTGTGCAGAAACCGGATGTGAAGCCCCGAGTCTCCTGCCCTCCCTGAACCCACCTGGCCCCCTCCGCTCTGTCCTGTTAGGCCAGCTGCCTCCTCGCCAGCCCTACCCCCAGGTTTTTGCTCATCTTCCCAATCTCAATACAGCCTGA
- the LOC105469602 gene encoding cathepsin W isoform X4, with translation MALTTHPSCLLALLVAGLAQGIRGSLRAQDLSPQPLELKEAFKLFQIQFNRSYLSPEEEEFGQLYGYRRAAGRVPGMGREIGSEEPQESVPFTCDWRKVAGAISPIKDQKNCNCCWAMAAAGNIEALWRINFWDFVDVSVQELLDCGRCGDGCRGGFVWDAFITVLNNSGLASEKDYPFQGKVRAQGCHAKKYHKVAWIQDFIMLQNSEHRIAQYLATYGPITVTINMKPLQVGWESWRGRGIQGTWPYTQPLGPHPLQLYRKGVIKVTPTTCDPQLVDHSVLLVGFGSLKSEGIWAETVSSQSQPQPPHPTPYWILKNSWGAQWGEKVPAHCPCAETGCEAPSLLPSLNPPGPLRSVLLGQLPPRQPYPQVFAHLPNLNTA, from the exons ATGGCACTGACTACCCACCCCTCCTGCCTCCTGGCCCTGTTGGTGGCAGGCCTAGCCCAAGGCATCAGAGGCTCCCTTAGGGCCCAG GACCTCAGTCCCCAGCCGCTGGAGCTGAAAGAGGCCTTCAAGCTGTTCCAGATCCAGTTCAACCGGagttacttgagcccagaag AGGAGGAGTTTGGCCAGCTCTACGGGTATCGGAGGGCAGCCGGAAGGGTCCCCGGCATGGGCAGAGAGATAGGGTCCGAAGAGCCACAGGAGTCAGTGCCTTTCACCTGTGACTGGCGGAAGGTGGCCGGTGCCATCTCACCCATCAAGGACCAG AAAAACTGCAACTGCTGCTGGGCCATGGCAGCGGCAGGCAACATAGAGGCCCTGTGGCGCATCAATTTCTGGGATTTCGTGGATGTCTCCGTGCAGG AACTGCTGGACTGTGGTCGCTGTGGGGATGGCTGCCGTGGTGGCTTCGTCTGGGACGCGTTCATAACTGTTCTTAACAACA GTGGCCTGGCCAGTGAAAAGGACTACCCGTTCCAGGGCAAAGTCAGAGCCCAAGGGTGCCACGCCAAGAAGTACCACAAGGTGGCCTGGATCCAGGACTTCATCATGCTGCAGAACAGCGAGCACA GAATTGCCCAGTACCTGGCCACTTACGGCCCCATCACCGTGACCATCAACATGAAGCCCCTGCAGGTGGGATGGGAGAGCTGGCGGGGGAGGGGAATACAGGGGACTTGGCCCTACACTCAGCCCCTCGGCCCCCACCCCCTGCAGCTATACCGGAAAGGTGTGATCAAGGTCACACCCACCACCTGTGACCCCCAGCTTGTGGACCACTCTGTCCTGCTGGTGGGTTTTGGCAGCCTCAAGTCAGAGGGGATATGGGCAGAGACAGTCTCATCGCagtctcagcctcagcctccacaccCCACCCCATACTGGATCCTGAAGAACTCCTGGGGGGCCCAGTGGGGAGAGAAG GTTCCCGCTCACTGCCCGTGTGCAGAAACCGGATGTGAAGCCCCGAGTCTCCTGCCCTCCCTGAACCCACCTGGCCCCCTCCGCTCTGTCCTGTTAGGCCAGCTGCCTCCTCGCCAGCCCTACCCCCAGGTTTTTGCTCATCTTCCCAATCTCAATACAGCCTGA
- the LOC105469602 gene encoding cathepsin W isoform X5 has product MALTTHPSCLLALLVAGLAQGIRGSLRAQDLSPQPLELKEAFKLFQIQFNRSYLSPEEHAHRLDIFAHNLAQAQRLQEEDLGTAEFGVTPFSDLTEEEFGQLYGYRRAAGRVPGMGREIGSEEPQESVPFTCDWRKVAGAISPIKDQKNCNCCWAMAAAGNIEALWRINFWDFVDVSVQELLDCGRCGDGCRGGFVWDAFITVLNNSGLASEKDYPFQGKVRAQGCHAKKYHKVAWIQDFIMLQNSEHRIAQYLATYGPITVTINMKPLQLYRKGVIKVTPTTCDPQLVDHSVLLVGFGSLKSEGIWAETVSSQSQPQPPHPTPYWILKNSWGAQWGEKGYFRLHRGSNTCGITRFPLTARVQKPDVKPRVSCPP; this is encoded by the exons ATGGCACTGACTACCCACCCCTCCTGCCTCCTGGCCCTGTTGGTGGCAGGCCTAGCCCAAGGCATCAGAGGCTCCCTTAGGGCCCAG GACCTCAGTCCCCAGCCGCTGGAGCTGAAAGAGGCCTTCAAGCTGTTCCAGATCCAGTTCAACCGGagttacttgagcccagaag AGCATGCTCACCGCCTGGACATCTTTGCCCACAACCTGGCCCAGGCTCAGCGGCTGCAGGAGGAGGACTTGGGCACAGCTGAGTTTGGGGTGACTCCATTCAGTGACCTCACAG AGGAGGAGTTTGGCCAGCTCTACGGGTATCGGAGGGCAGCCGGAAGGGTCCCCGGCATGGGCAGAGAGATAGGGTCCGAAGAGCCACAGGAGTCAGTGCCTTTCACCTGTGACTGGCGGAAGGTGGCCGGTGCCATCTCACCCATCAAGGACCAG AAAAACTGCAACTGCTGCTGGGCCATGGCAGCGGCAGGCAACATAGAGGCCCTGTGGCGCATCAATTTCTGGGATTTCGTGGATGTCTCCGTGCAGG AACTGCTGGACTGTGGTCGCTGTGGGGATGGCTGCCGTGGTGGCTTCGTCTGGGACGCGTTCATAACTGTTCTTAACAACA GTGGCCTGGCCAGTGAAAAGGACTACCCGTTCCAGGGCAAAGTCAGAGCCCAAGGGTGCCACGCCAAGAAGTACCACAAGGTGGCCTGGATCCAGGACTTCATCATGCTGCAGAACAGCGAGCACA GAATTGCCCAGTACCTGGCCACTTACGGCCCCATCACCGTGACCATCAACATGAAGCCCCTGCAG CTATACCGGAAAGGTGTGATCAAGGTCACACCCACCACCTGTGACCCCCAGCTTGTGGACCACTCTGTCCTGCTGGTGGGTTTTGGCAGCCTCAAGTCAGAGGGGATATGGGCAGAGACAGTCTCATCGCagtctcagcctcagcctccacaccCCACCCCATACTGGATCCTGAAGAACTCCTGGGGGGCCCAGTGGGGAGAGAAG GGCTACTTCCGGCTACACCGAGGCAGCAATACCTGTGGCATCACCAGGTTCCCGCTCACTGCCCGTGTGCAGAAACCGGATGTGAAGCCCCGAGTCTCCTGCCCTCCCTGA
- the LOC105469602 gene encoding cathepsin W isoform X2 gives MALTTHPSCLLALLVAGLAQGIRGSLRAQDLSPQPLELKEAFKLFQIQFNRSYLSPEEHAHRLDIFAHNLAQAQRLQEEDLGTAEFGVTPFSDLTEEEFGQLYGYRRAAGRVPGMGREIGSEEPQESVPFTCDWRKVAGAISPIKDQKNCNCCWAMAAAGNIEALWRINFWDFVDVSVQELLDCGRCGDGCRGGFVWDAFITVLNNSGLASEKDYPFQGKVRAQGCHAKKYHKVAWIQDFIMLQNSEHRIAQYLATYGPITVTINMKPLQVGWESWRGRGIQGTWPYTQPLGPHPLQLYRKGVIKVTPTTCDPQLVDHSVLLVGFGSLKSEGIWAETVSSQSQPQPPHPTPYWILKNSWGAQWGEKGYFRLHRGSNTCGITRFPLTARVQKPDVKPRVSCPP, from the exons ATGGCACTGACTACCCACCCCTCCTGCCTCCTGGCCCTGTTGGTGGCAGGCCTAGCCCAAGGCATCAGAGGCTCCCTTAGGGCCCAG GACCTCAGTCCCCAGCCGCTGGAGCTGAAAGAGGCCTTCAAGCTGTTCCAGATCCAGTTCAACCGGagttacttgagcccagaag AGCATGCTCACCGCCTGGACATCTTTGCCCACAACCTGGCCCAGGCTCAGCGGCTGCAGGAGGAGGACTTGGGCACAGCTGAGTTTGGGGTGACTCCATTCAGTGACCTCACAG AGGAGGAGTTTGGCCAGCTCTACGGGTATCGGAGGGCAGCCGGAAGGGTCCCCGGCATGGGCAGAGAGATAGGGTCCGAAGAGCCACAGGAGTCAGTGCCTTTCACCTGTGACTGGCGGAAGGTGGCCGGTGCCATCTCACCCATCAAGGACCAG AAAAACTGCAACTGCTGCTGGGCCATGGCAGCGGCAGGCAACATAGAGGCCCTGTGGCGCATCAATTTCTGGGATTTCGTGGATGTCTCCGTGCAGG AACTGCTGGACTGTGGTCGCTGTGGGGATGGCTGCCGTGGTGGCTTCGTCTGGGACGCGTTCATAACTGTTCTTAACAACA GTGGCCTGGCCAGTGAAAAGGACTACCCGTTCCAGGGCAAAGTCAGAGCCCAAGGGTGCCACGCCAAGAAGTACCACAAGGTGGCCTGGATCCAGGACTTCATCATGCTGCAGAACAGCGAGCACA GAATTGCCCAGTACCTGGCCACTTACGGCCCCATCACCGTGACCATCAACATGAAGCCCCTGCAGGTGGGATGGGAGAGCTGGCGGGGGAGGGGAATACAGGGGACTTGGCCCTACACTCAGCCCCTCGGCCCCCACCCCCTGCAGCTATACCGGAAAGGTGTGATCAAGGTCACACCCACCACCTGTGACCCCCAGCTTGTGGACCACTCTGTCCTGCTGGTGGGTTTTGGCAGCCTCAAGTCAGAGGGGATATGGGCAGAGACAGTCTCATCGCagtctcagcctcagcctccacaccCCACCCCATACTGGATCCTGAAGAACTCCTGGGGGGCCCAGTGGGGAGAGAAG GGCTACTTCCGGCTACACCGAGGCAGCAATACCTGTGGCATCACCAGGTTCCCGCTCACTGCCCGTGTGCAGAAACCGGATGTGAAGCCCCGAGTCTCCTGCCCTCCCTGA